In one Candidatus Hepatincola sp. Av genomic region, the following are encoded:
- the prfA gene encoding Peptide chain release factor RF1, with the protein MSFHNNLTSLVAKFDELGNKLAKGPAELGNDFKTISKEYANLSPIVELINKLFKLEKEYEGLANVLDSETDLELKEMFKEEYYSLKEQIDKVTEELQIALLPKDKDDDKNIILEIRAGTGGDEAGLFAGDLFRMYQKYAELHRWKVELISVSETGVGGFKEVIAEITGLGVFAKLKFESGVHRVQRIPDTETNGRVHTSAATVAVLPEAVDVDVKIDEKDLKIDIYRASGAGGQHVNTTDSAVRLTHLPTGIVVIQQDERSQHKNRAKAMKILMSRIYEQQKKEQDAERSLNRKTQVGSGDRSERIRTYNFPQGRVSDHRINLTLYKLDKVMEGELDEIIDALIAHDQALKLAESPY; encoded by the coding sequence ATGAGCTTTCACAATAATTTAACATCATTAGTAGCAAAGTTTGATGAACTAGGCAATAAATTAGCAAAAGGACCAGCCGAATTAGGCAACGACTTTAAAACTATTTCTAAAGAATATGCCAATTTAAGCCCTATTGTAGAGCTAATTAATAAGCTATTTAAACTAGAGAAAGAATATGAAGGTTTAGCAAATGTGCTAGATTCTGAAACAGACTTAGAACTAAAAGAAATGTTTAAAGAAGAATACTATAGCCTAAAAGAACAAATTGATAAAGTTACAGAAGAACTACAAATTGCTTTACTGCCAAAAGATAAAGACGACGATAAAAACATTATTTTAGAAATTAGAGCCGGCACTGGAGGCGATGAAGCCGGCTTATTTGCTGGCGATTTATTCCGTATGTACCAAAAATATGCTGAATTACACCGTTGGAAAGTAGAATTAATTAGTGTTTCTGAAACTGGTGTAGGAGGTTTTAAGGAGGTAATTGCTGAAATTACAGGATTAGGAGTATTTGCCAAATTAAAGTTTGAATCAGGAGTGCATCGGGTACAAAGAATCCCCGATACCGAAACCAATGGTAGAGTGCACACTTCGGCTGCCACCGTTGCGGTACTACCAGAAGCAGTTGATGTAGATGTAAAAATAGATGAAAAAGACTTAAAAATAGATATTTACAGGGCATCAGGAGCTGGTGGGCAGCATGTAAACACAACAGATAGTGCCGTTCGCTTAACCCATTTGCCTACAGGGATTGTGGTAATCCAGCAAGATGAAAGATCCCAGCATAAGAATAGAGCTAAAGCTATGAAAATTCTAATGTCTAGGATTTATGAGCAACAAAAAAAAGAACAAGATGCAGAACGTTCTTTAAACCGTAAAACTCAAGTAGGTAGCGGGGATAGAAGTGAAAGAATAAGAACTTATAATTTTCCACAAGGGAGAGTTTCCGACCATCGGATTAATTTAACACTGTATAAGTTAGATAAAGTTATGGAAGGGGAATTAGATGAAATCATAGATGCCCTCATAGCACACGACCAAGCCCTGAAATTAGCTGAATCTCCTTATTAA
- the hisS gene encoding Histidine--tRNA ligase, producing the protein MKYQNVRGTHDLLGEELQKFQYIEKLIYEIAKLYGFQEIRTPILEFAEIFEKNVGESTDIVNKEMYIFQGKNEERIALRPEGTAPVVRALISNSLTHSLPLKFFYIGSMFRYERPQKGRQRQFNQVGFEYLGTNHYTSDVEMILLAIDFIKKLGITDYQLQINTLGSNTSLNAYKKELVTYLHSVENKLSADSQTRLQKNPLRILDSKNEQDQQLLQQAPKISGSLTLEDKELFTKVLESLKILNIPYVINEKLVRGLDYYSHSVFEVVTNTLGAQGTLIAGGRYNDMIKEMSGPNLGAFGFAAGLERLALMLQPINLAPESVAIITKEDEFNNYALQLANTLRHNNIASQYILGKDIKVKLKRTSPKIFKIAIIIGENEYNTKILTVKNLQNGQSTKVEETKLQSFLQNS; encoded by the coding sequence ATGAAATACCAAAATGTACGAGGGACTCATGATCTATTAGGTGAGGAACTCCAAAAATTTCAATATATAGAAAAGTTAATTTACGAAATAGCTAAATTATATGGTTTTCAAGAAATTAGAACTCCTATTTTAGAATTTGCTGAAATTTTTGAAAAGAATGTAGGTGAAAGCACAGATATTGTTAATAAAGAAATGTATATCTTTCAAGGTAAAAACGAAGAAAGAATAGCCCTTCGCCCAGAAGGTACCGCACCGGTAGTTAGGGCATTAATTAGCAATAGTTTAACCCATAGTTTACCCTTAAAATTTTTTTATATTGGTTCTATGTTTCGTTATGAGCGTCCACAAAAAGGAAGGCAAAGGCAGTTTAACCAAGTTGGTTTTGAATATTTAGGAACAAACCACTATACTTCCGATGTAGAAATGATCCTCCTTGCTATAGACTTCATTAAAAAATTAGGAATTACAGATTATCAACTACAAATTAACACTTTAGGTTCTAATACTTCTTTAAATGCTTATAAAAAAGAACTAGTTACTTATTTACATTCTGTAGAAAATAAATTGTCAGCAGATAGCCAAACTCGTTTACAAAAGAATCCTTTAAGGATTTTAGATTCCAAAAACGAACAAGATCAACAACTATTACAACAAGCCCCTAAAATTTCAGGTTCTTTAACCTTAGAAGATAAAGAACTATTTACTAAAGTGTTAGAATCTTTAAAAATCCTGAATATTCCTTATGTAATTAATGAAAAATTAGTAAGGGGGCTAGACTATTACAGCCATAGTGTTTTTGAAGTGGTCACCAATACATTAGGAGCTCAAGGAACCCTAATAGCTGGCGGACGTTATAATGATATGATAAAAGAAATGTCGGGACCTAACCTTGGTGCTTTTGGTTTTGCAGCTGGTCTTGAAAGACTAGCTTTAATGCTACAACCAATTAATTTAGCACCTGAATCTGTAGCTATTATTACAAAAGAAGATGAATTCAATAATTACGCACTACAATTAGCTAATACATTACGGCATAATAATATTGCTAGCCAATACATTTTAGGCAAAGATATTAAAGTAAAACTTAAAAGAACTTCTCCTAAAATTTTTAAAATCGCTATTATTATTGGTGAAAATGAATATAATACAAAAATATTAACTGTAAAGAACTTACAAAACGGTCAAAGTACCAAAGTAGAAGAAACCAAGTTACAAAGTTTTTTACAAAATAGTTAG